In Erigeron canadensis isolate Cc75 chromosome 7, C_canadensis_v1, whole genome shotgun sequence, one DNA window encodes the following:
- the LOC122607512 gene encoding uncharacterized protein LOC122607512 isoform X1, with translation MNNEESGWILEFLLRQPSIDDTTLNNLINVLPIPNNNNNQRFKKTLILRKLETHLEKGTIFEHTIELLEQLEQLDHLLNNTHVSESLKTAYSTVVLHCTAKLIEKLVEKTDKNGKESDENKKGVFDNVVKSIWVSRIEAKNVGLFRDDLIGLVSGIETGVVDVRVWEKALKMYEGVDVFEVVRRYVNGEKEKMGPPFLELACEVILTDDGLRKVMGLDDGDGVHTRVDDGAGNVAAADGVQDLDGKRKRNDALKTRVLPIHKQVSPRRPRGSGPHRGAKIVDPLETSHDNYDSIPTPEVNKVQEALETSSKELQAVVKDPLLDALRLAESFKSSKSGDNIAHDHIVDNSTMVTDEAPSSSHDRKGKALEANGDDNLCGNQNKRRKLNLMERNETAHTVEWSDSIDTSEEESPKRPHLPSPKRRAVSPLNIYKMGKLAKQRERKKWTPLEEDTLRAGVKLHGKGNWKLILNSYRDIFEDRTEVDLKDKWRNLTR, from the exons ATGAACAACGAAGAATCAGGATGGATACTCGAATTCCTTCTTCGCCAACCTTCAATCGACGACACAACCTTAAACAACCTAATCAATGTTCTCCCAATTccaaataacaacaacaatcaaCGTTTCAAGAAAACCTTAATCTTGCGAAAACTCGAAACCCATCTCGAAAAAGGTACAATCTTTGAACACACTATTGAATTGTTAGAACAGCTAGAGCAATTAGACCACTTGTTAAACAATACCCATGTTTCAGAATCCCTTAAAACTGCTTATTCGACTGTCGTTTTACATTGTACTGCTAAACTTATCGAAAAACTTGTCGAAAAAACGGATAAAAATGGTAAGGAGAGTGATGAGAATAAAAAAGGGGTGTTTGATAATGTTGTGAAGAGTATATGGGTTAGTAGGATAGAGGCGAAAAATGTGGGATTGTTTCGAGATGATTTGATAGGGTTGGTTAGTGGGATTGAGACGGGTGTGGTGGATGTTCGGGTTTGGGAGAAGGCATTGAAAATGTATGAAGGAGTTGATGTGTTTGAGGTTGTTAGACGGTATGTGAACGGCGAGAAAGAGAAGATGGGACCTCCGTTTCTTGAATTGGCGTGCGAGGTGATTTTGACTGATGATGGGTTGCGAAAGGTTATGGGCTTGGATGACGGTGATGGGGTTCATACTCGGGTTGATGATGGTGCAGGAAATGTTGCTGCTGCGGATGGTGTTCAAGATTTGGATGGGAAAAGGAAGAGGAATG ATGCATTGAAGACTCGTGTTTTACCAATACACAAGCAAGTTTCACCTAGACGACCCAGAGGATCGGGACCTCATAGAGGAGCTAAGATAGTTGATCCCTTGGAGACATCTCACGACAATTATGATAGCATTCCTACCCCTGAAGTGAATAAAGTACAGGAAGCCCTTGAGACCAGTTCTAAAGAACTGCAAGCAGTGGTAAAGGACCCTCTTCTTGATGCATTACGTCTCGCTGAGTCTTTCAAATCTAGCAAGAGTGGAGATAATATTGCTCATGACCATATTGTAGATAATTCTACTATGGTCACTGATGAAGCTCCCAGTTCTTCACATGATAGGAAAGGTAAAGCTCTAGAAGCCAATGGAGATGACAATTTATGCGGGAATCAAAACAAAAGGCGTAAGCTTAACTTAATGGAACGAAATGAAACTGCCCATACCGTTGAG tGGAGTGACTCCATTGATACCTCTGAGGAAGAGTCACCAAAAAGACCTCACTTGCCAAGTCCCAAAAGGAGAGCAGTCTCACCTTTAAACATTTACAAAATGGGAAAACTTGCAAAGCAGCGGGAGAGAAAGAAATGGACCCCTTTAGAGGAAGATACTCTTCGGGCTGGAGTGAAATT GCATGGTAAAGGAAATTGGAAGCTGATCTTAAATTCATATCGCGACATCTTTGAAGATAGAACCGAG GTTGATTTGAAAGACAAGTGGAGAAATCTGACACGCTGA
- the LOC122607512 gene encoding uncharacterized protein LOC122607512 isoform X2, giving the protein MNNEESGWILEFLLRQPSIDDTTLNNLINVLPIPNNNNNQRFKKTLILRKLETHLEKGTIFEHTIELLEQLEQLDHLLNNTHVSESLKTAYSTVVLHCTAKLIEKLVEKTDKNGKESDENKKGVFDNVVKSIWVSRIEAKNVGLFRDDLIGLVSGIETGVVDVRVWEKALKMYEGVDVFEVVRRYVNGEKEKMGPPFLELACEVILTDDGLRKVMGLDDGDGVHTRVDDGAGNVAAADGVQDLDGKRKRNDALKTRVLPIHKQVSPRRPRGSGPHRGAKIVDPLETSHDNYDSIPTPEVNKVQEALETSSKELQAVVKDPLLDALRLAESFKSSKSGDNIAHDHIVDNSTMVTDEAPSSSHDRKGKALEANGDDNLCGNQNKRRKLNLMERNETAHTVEAMPYIYTAQERSYNCFPSLLSWTSHDIYL; this is encoded by the exons ATGAACAACGAAGAATCAGGATGGATACTCGAATTCCTTCTTCGCCAACCTTCAATCGACGACACAACCTTAAACAACCTAATCAATGTTCTCCCAATTccaaataacaacaacaatcaaCGTTTCAAGAAAACCTTAATCTTGCGAAAACTCGAAACCCATCTCGAAAAAGGTACAATCTTTGAACACACTATTGAATTGTTAGAACAGCTAGAGCAATTAGACCACTTGTTAAACAATACCCATGTTTCAGAATCCCTTAAAACTGCTTATTCGACTGTCGTTTTACATTGTACTGCTAAACTTATCGAAAAACTTGTCGAAAAAACGGATAAAAATGGTAAGGAGAGTGATGAGAATAAAAAAGGGGTGTTTGATAATGTTGTGAAGAGTATATGGGTTAGTAGGATAGAGGCGAAAAATGTGGGATTGTTTCGAGATGATTTGATAGGGTTGGTTAGTGGGATTGAGACGGGTGTGGTGGATGTTCGGGTTTGGGAGAAGGCATTGAAAATGTATGAAGGAGTTGATGTGTTTGAGGTTGTTAGACGGTATGTGAACGGCGAGAAAGAGAAGATGGGACCTCCGTTTCTTGAATTGGCGTGCGAGGTGATTTTGACTGATGATGGGTTGCGAAAGGTTATGGGCTTGGATGACGGTGATGGGGTTCATACTCGGGTTGATGATGGTGCAGGAAATGTTGCTGCTGCGGATGGTGTTCAAGATTTGGATGGGAAAAGGAAGAGGAATG ATGCATTGAAGACTCGTGTTTTACCAATACACAAGCAAGTTTCACCTAGACGACCCAGAGGATCGGGACCTCATAGAGGAGCTAAGATAGTTGATCCCTTGGAGACATCTCACGACAATTATGATAGCATTCCTACCCCTGAAGTGAATAAAGTACAGGAAGCCCTTGAGACCAGTTCTAAAGAACTGCAAGCAGTGGTAAAGGACCCTCTTCTTGATGCATTACGTCTCGCTGAGTCTTTCAAATCTAGCAAGAGTGGAGATAATATTGCTCATGACCATATTGTAGATAATTCTACTATGGTCACTGATGAAGCTCCCAGTTCTTCACATGATAGGAAAGGTAAAGCTCTAGAAGCCAATGGAGATGACAATTTATGCGGGAATCAAAACAAAAGGCGTAAGCTTAACTTAATGGAACGAAATGAAACTGCCCATACCGTTGAG gccatgccatatatatatacagcaCAAGAAAGATCATATAATTGTTTCCCCTCTTTGTTGTCTTGGACGAGCCACGATATCTACTTATAG